The segment CAGCTGGCCGAGTGGAAGCATTTCTACCATAACCAATTTGAAACACCCCTAAGTGGAGAGAGAGTAGGAAAATAAAGCCAGCCACATTCATTTCAGTCAACTATGAGACCAACTTGACCAGCACAAGATGTATTGAGTCCACTATTGCCACCAATCGTTTTAGAAACTCTACATATAGAAGGAACTAAAAGTTTCTCAGATAAAACTATTAAAGATATATTATGCAAATATTATGTTACAGATTAAGATCCAAAAAGCTCCAGTAGCAAAAGAACATGGAAGGGCACAGAATTTCAATGACCAATCAAACACTACTAAGGAAAGGCCATGTCTATTTAATCTTATTTATAAACAAAACCATCAATTTAACCTTACCTACCACCCCGTGCTTCATTATTCTCTATTTATTTGATTGAACGATGAAACCAATGATAAAATTACCCAAAAAGAATCTAGAGACGGAACCAATAGAGGTGACAGGTAAAATAAAGAATGTGAACATATGATAGTGGAAATCAGAATCAGATTCCAGGACTGAATCAAACCTAATAAAACATACCAACATAAAGCAGCAAGACTCAAGAATAGCACATTCATTCATGAGGCCAAGTGGtagtataatattatttatttgggAGAAAACGGAAACCTAACAAGAAGTAACTGTATAAAGCTCCTTATCTCAAGCTCAATTAACGAAGTAAAGAGAGAAAAAGCAGAGGAAAAAgcacaataaaaaaataataagcaaGTGATAATAAAGCAGGAAGGAAGCTATAATATTAAAAAAGGCCAGAAGAAGAAACACAGTCAGCAGCTGAAAAAGCAAATCTAAGAATGAGACTTGAATATTTTTTACCAAACAATCCACCGGCCTTATACTTCTATGCTTATGGCTATGCGGGAAAAAGGAGAGATAGGAGGGGGGATACCATTCTTAATGGTAGCCGATAGGGTTGCAAAACCAAAACAATGTCCAAGTTCAGGTGCGGGGCAGAAATGAGATTTTACTCAATAAGCAACTTACAAGGGTTCCATTTAGGACAAAGATTGAGAAGAAGTATTTGTTAGAAAGGGAAGCGATGCTTCTTGCTGTTCACCGTATTTCTGTCCTAACGTCATTGTTGGTGTTCTGTTTATCGGGGAATCAACTAAAATTAACTGAACAGAGGCACTGGAATTCGTATGCCCACGCACTAAAGAGCCACGAGTTCAATGAGGGATTTGAACTTTCAAAGCGTTTCCTTCTTTTAGTTCAAAATAAAGCATAAGTCAAAAAAGGCAGCCTGACAAAACATCGCCAATTTACTTGATAATGATATAATTCTGGATTCAAGTTATAGAGAAAAGTTAATGACTGAAGCTGGAACTTAAGCATTCGTGTTGGTTGGAAATGATGTTGTAACCTTTGCTTGCTTGAAAGGTCAGAAAACTTCATGGTGTCGGATTTGTCCTAAGGGAAGTAAACTTGCGACTGTGAGTGAGGAAAATTGAGAGTGAAAGAGGGAATACATTACATACACAAATGCAAGATGAGATGAGAGCAGAGTCAGCCGATTTGGGCATTTTGAAGATGGGACCGAAAGATTCTTGTCTGTATCTTCCTTCCTTCAGCATCTGTTATAAGTATAAATGTGAAAGAGTCTCTGCTAGCTTAGCTGTGATCAAGATGGACCACTTAGCTGTGACATACTCTCATACATTTACGTTCACAATAACAATACCTTCTGTTCCATCCACATCAAATCTATTTCCTCTTGTTTCCATCCTATAGAAGCCgtcacaaagtctcaaacaatcatcttacAACTGAAACAATACTTTCCCCACAATCACTGTAAACTACTCGGAATTGCCGGTTGCCGACCCCTCTATCATTATCAACATCAAGTTTTATGATGCGGCTTATCTTGAGCCATGGACTCTAGCATGGCGGCCTGCATCGCAGATCGGCCTATTCCAAAAGACAGTGAAGAAATTGCAAAAGCAATCGAGGCCCAACGATGGTCGCATGCTGCACTGCCCAATTAACGACCCAGCCCAAACTTAATATTCAAACCTAACACTAACAGCTACTAGCTTTCTTCCTACTAACAAAAATTGCCGCGTCATTTTACGATGCGACAAAAAATTATTACAAAGGGGAACGAAAAGCACACGTTAAAATCCATTAGTATCGACATGATAGGCGGTTTCCCAAATCAGAGTTAGCGGGTTGTCAGATGTTTGCGAAAATCCTCACAGGCTTTCATTCAGACGTCGGTACAGAAATGCTTTTGATGAAACTGAACCTTCATTTTTACTGAATACAAAATCTTACAAGTTTATTAGGAAAAGAAGTGAAAGATGAAATGCGAAAAGAACCCCTGCTTTTGTTGCTGGTAGGAACTTAATGTTCGGTTGGGTGTTAGATTTCTTCATTGTGTGTGATATGGAGATGAACTGGAATCCCATGGTTCATGAATTAGCTGCTGCTGCTTGCATGACGAAGACAATGACGATGCGACATCTATAAGGAATCTCTTTGCCACGCATTGAATCAGAAAATTTTAATTACTTATTGCTAGTTGGGGGATTTTGCTCGTGTATTTCGGCCTCTGAATTTATGGGATTTGTAGAATGACAATTACCACCACTGGCTTCTAGCTTTTATTCAGACTTGGAAGAGGTACGGTCAATTGTAGTCTTCCTTGTAGTGTCTTCATGACTGTTCATAAATCGATCAagtatttttcccttttttgcagtttttattttggttacttaattgaaaatttataatttaatcattgaattattcaaaaaatttcatttaaatcattAATTGTCAAGTGTTTTTTTCTAAAGTTCTATCAATAAGTTCTAAGCGACATTTGATAATTAGTAAAGTAGATTAATACCCATCAACAAATAGAACATATATTAAATAATCAATCTTGAAGATCAAAGACACGTTGTTTTTATTTTGCTTCATAAATTTGTAACATGCAAAAGAGAATTTTCGATTAATACAAATAgagtaaacaaaaatatatatataatatcgaTTTTAATAACTCAATGACTTAAATAAcaacttttgaataattcaacGCCCAAATTGCAACTTttttaattatgtaattaaaacaaaaatttaatcaTGGTTCAGTGACTAGTTGTTTAgtttaacctataataaatatcTGCCTTGATTCATTCATTATTTTTCTATAATAAATATCCAGACAAGCACCAACTCCATGTTGCAAGCAGAATATACAGCATATGGAGAAAGGTAGCCAAACAGCAAACCTAACCAAAAACTTAGAAACCACTAGAAATGGAAAATCGAAGAGAAATTTTGTTCTCTTCTTCCAGTCTCAATTTTTCATTAGATTACTAGTTAGAAAGCACTCCAATTATCAGAAGAACCTTTCTTTGGGCTGTGATGATCTGATGGGACTTTAAATGAACCACTGGAGCCAAATGGATCGCGTCATCAAAAGAAAATCCATGGCCAAACTCTCTGGTACTACTTATGGAGTTACAAACCTAGTATCTCAGGTTGCTGTGAAAATCCGCTATCGCCCATGCTGATAGAAACAAACCTAGAGGAACTTTATAACTGATCACTTGAAGGGGAGCTTCCAAACTCGGTGAGTGGAGTGGTGGGAACAGAGTCTTGAAATGTGAATGGACACTTCTCATCATAAAAGCTTTCTGCGCTTGGGGATTCTGTTCTTGTTGGGCGTACACCAAAATCACTTGAACCAACAACTTCATTGTGCTTGTCAGAGTCCACACCCTGCCATGTGGGATTAAAAATCATGAGTACATATTTCAATCTGCAATTCATACCATCAGAATAAAATGGATCATAACCAGCCTTCAGACTGAGAGCTCTTAGCTCTACACAAATGACAAGTCTATCTAATCTAAATTATACATTTTTCTGTATCACCAGATAAGGTACATGTCAAATGTGTTGGCAATCTACACAAATGACAAATCTACATAACCTAAATTATCAAGATGCTGAAAACAGGGGAAAAATGCTTCAAGAAGTTCAGGCCCACATTGGCATTAACAGGATTAAACGCCTAATCCCCACACACAGTCTGCATCGTCATTATCAACAGTCCCCCAAGCTGATTGACCAAAACTTCTGTCcagaaaaaatgaagaaaataagcAAGAACAAATGAGAAAAAAAAGGAGTCAgatgataaaaataaaagttgacTAGAAAACAATTTTCTATTTCAATACTGATTTGTTTCTGCATCTGCTTCAGTATTCTTTCCACAATGGTCATCAGAAAATTGTTGAGATTGACTTTCTAGTGAGTTTCTTTCAGTAGGATTGTCACGAGGACTTCTGGCAGATTCATCTTCACTGTGTATAGGCAGACTCACTCTTAATGAGATGTCCAGCAGCAGTGAAGAGATTAACCATTTTTTCATCCAAATAGGAAGAGGAATCAGAGGTCGAGCTACCATCTGGAGACACTTTTCCTCTCTGAGAGACTGACACATTTTTCACTTTGACAGAGAACTCATTGCCAAATCCTGAAATTTCAAATGAAATGCCATACAGCCTAGATAAGGTCATGAATTCATAATCCCTACCTACTTAGAGAGCTTAAGTTACCCATTTcccattctttttctttttggcatAATCTAAATCTCCCTTCACAATTGATTGTCAACATTGTTCTACTAGAAGCTCCTCAATTCCCAGACACATATACGCATAATATTATGGTTCAACTAGCCCATCATGCTCTATTTAAGAAATACAAGAACCAGTACAGCTATAACGCTTTTCCAAAACATATGCAATCAATAAAGACACTGCCCTGCTACACTAATACATGAATGGGGTGACATGCTGGATCAGAACAGGTTTCAACATCTTGTCCATAAGAACTAAGCAGCAAACAACTCTCCCACTGTGAACATTGAACAATCCTtcaaaattaaatgaataaaatgaaacATTACAAGCTGACAGAGAAGTGAGTATTCTAACAACACTTCATAAACTCATCCAGCACTTCATGAAATGACAGTTTCCAGTTCACCAAATTCAGGGTACTAATATTTTATAATGCCAATGATTCGAGATATGAAACCCATAAATTTACAAAGACATCATACTATATAAATCAGCAAGAATCAGCAGATAATGTTACCAATAGCAATTATTCTTACTATATAGACATGAACATTATCGAGTTGAGGGAGTAATTGAGAGCGGAAATGCAACAAAAGAGAAGTAAACTAGAGATGGAAGGTAAAAGAAAAGCCAATGTTTACACCTTTCAATGAGAATGCAGTGTCTTCATACTAGGCAAGAAACCTTAGATACAGAGTCTAGGAATACCAGTAAAATAATTACATCAGTAATACAAGCTAGTTTAATAAAATAGACAAAGGCAAAGTATACTTGCCTGAATTACGTATAAATGTGCGACTCAAAAATGCCAGCCATTAGAACGCCAATATCTCTGAGCATTTTCATTGCGGCGAGCATCTTTAATCTTCAAAAATAGCTTGTAAGCCTTATCAACATCATTTGCAGTAAGTAGTTTGTTATTTAATTTGCTACATATAATCTTGCTTGGGCAAAACCCCTTGCGCAAAGCCTCCTCCATAACATGTACAGCATTTTCAAGGTGCCCTATGTTGCAAAGACCATTAATGACATACTCATAAACTTCCATATCAGAATTATGACCACTTTCTTGCATCTCATCCCATAAATTTAACAGCATTCCACTTTTACCAAATCTAGATAGCCGCTTGAGCAATAACTTATAGGCATTGAGTGATATTTGGCAGCCAAATTTTCTTGCTTTCTTATAGATCATCATAGCGGCGTGAGGTGGACCATAACTGCATAAAGGTTCAATGAAAGAGGTTAAAGACCCAATAGGGGGGACAATCCCCTGAACTAACATCTCTTCAAAAATTTCAAGAGCATCAGCCGCTTTTTGAGATTTGAGAAAAGCAGATATCAGTTTCGTGTAAGTATCCAAATCAGGGTCAAAGTTACTTTCCAGCAAAGCCTTGTAATATTTCTTACATTCATCAAAATTCTGTGTAGAAATAAAATTAGAAATCATTGCATTGTAAACTCTAGTGTCTGGAATGCAGCCTTTCTCCTTCATATGATCAAAAATCTCAACGGTGTCATCAATCTGCCCTGCTCTTCCTAAGCCCTCAATGAGGAAACTGAAAGTTGAACAATCTGGAGTAAATCCATCTACTATCATTGCTTTCACTGTCCTCTCCATTTCGCTAACTCTACCTAATTTCGACCACCCACTTACCATGATATTGTATGTCACACAATTAAACTTTATCTTCCCACCCACTGCATTGAACAACGAATTTGCAGCACCTACATGAGTTCTACGGCACAAACACAGTAAAAGCACATTCAAAGACTCAGTATCAGGCGTCAATCCAAACTCTTCTAagttctcaaacatttccaaagCTTTATGTACACGCCGGGCCCTAATGAAACTGTCCATTACAGCTGAAACTGTCTCCAAATTAGGTTTTACGCCATCTTTCACCATATCATGCAGGATTTGAATCATGAACTCGAAAAATTTTCTTCTACCTAAAGCTCTAATGATTATGTAGTAACTGTGAGCATCTCTTGGTATCCCTGGCTGCTTGATTGCCCAATTGAAAAACAAAACCATAGCTTCACCGCCTAAATTCCCTCTATCTACGACCTTGGCAATAAGATCGATGCTTAATTCCACCCTAACATTTGACAGAGCATTTTCTATTGCAGTTCTACCCCTCAACTTTTGCAGAAAAATCCCTCGCAATTTCTCTTCGGGCAATAAAATTTCATCAACGTCTCTACTTTCTATTTGTTTCACCGGATAACTCTCCTTATATGGATATAGTGGAATCGTCGTGTTGATATGAGAAAGCTGAAACAAGTTGGAGAGTTCAGTAAGAACGCGACGCTCGTCGACGTTACACCGGTTGTGTGTTTGATGAAATGACGGATCATTTATTGAGGAATCGGGAATACCATTAATAGTTGAAAATCGGAATACAGAAAGGAACGAACTAAAGTGGGGCAAACGATACCTGCCACAGCTAAAACTCAAATACCATCCAGGGAGTCGCCGGAAATGAAACGCCATTGAAAAGCACTTCTCGGTTACTAGTTTGATCTAGAAATGCTGAGCATTTATCTTTCTTTTGTTACACTCGAGACTGAGTTTTGTATTATTGTATAGGTGAATTTTATCGGTAAATTTCCTAATTCGTTATCCAACTTtcagtttgtttttattttaatcatcTAACTATTAAGATTTGCAATttaattattgaaatttttaattttaatttttttaattgctGTAGTGCTAAATCTTTGACACCTTAATAACGGGGCATAAAAACAACTTTTTATGACATGACatttatttcttctttctttattttttgatttcatcatcttctaaaaaaaaaaaaaaccttttatgGTTTCCTCCTCCATATCACATAGTTGTTGGAATCACCATTCCTCGTCATCTTCTTTGATCATTATAGGTATCGAGATTATCATCCTTTATCACACAATTTGATTAGATTtctcaaaatttatattaaaacttatgaattttaatttaaaatttgaaagaaatactacGACATCTAAAAATTAATGGAGTCTAAAAACGaataatcttttttcttttttttttatgtgtGTTTTGAGGTTTGTTGGATTTTAAGGTTGAAGGTTAAAATTTTTAGAACCAATACTAAATTGATATCATATATAAATGTTGGGATTTAAAATTGTTATCATGTCAGTTTAAAAGTTATCACTATTTGTTGATTGGTgataaaaaaagataaaattgaattGTTAGGGTGACAATTTTGTAACCCTTCTAATAGctaaatgatcattttgtaacttttcgtaATTTGATGAAAAGAAATACTAATAATTGATTCACTACTTTAGGCAAAATAAAAAGAAGATAAGgagaaataaatagaaaatattgatttcaatattattaaatcaagtaaaataattatatattgcttgacttttaaaataaaaaacttatGATATATTTATTCAGACCCTGGCCCAAACACTTGTAACGACGCAATCCAGCAAACCGACTAGGATCAGCTTCATATTTGAACTACAGCACCGCCAATGGATTATTCCCACCAAGCCCAATTAGATGGGCTTTTACTTgttttttatattctgattttagtTTTCCTTTTTTGGCATTCTTGTAACTGAAGCAATACGCTCAAAACTCCCGCCAAAACTTCACTTCTCCCGCTTATATTTCCATTCCACAGTCTTAAGTTCTCTATAACTCAAGTCAAGCGTCCGCATGCACTTCTCTTTTTCGGAACCCGATCAAAACAATGTCTGCAGCTCTCGGAACTGGAAATGGAGCTAAACCCAGCAAAACTCCTAACCCTTACTTCATCAATCCCAAGAATCCCAAAAATGTTCACCATATTGCAGGGATTCCGGTGGAATTCCCATACAAGCCGTATGGGACGCAGCTTTCCTTCATGTACAGAGTCATATCAACCCTAGATCGAGCTCAGAAAGACGGCCATTGTCATGCCTTGATTGAATCGCCCACTGGTACCGGTAAATCACTGTCGCTTCTTTGCTCCACTCTTGCTTGGCAGAAAAACTATAAGATCAATAACATCAAAGGCAATCTGTCTCAATCCATCCCGGATCCAGAGGCCGTCACTGATCCTCTCGGTCATGGCGGTGGTTTTATTCCCGAAACACAACCTTCAACTTCAAGTAAGTTTGCAATGCTTTCTCAGATTTCCTTGGCATTCTATTTGATAGTTCAGGATCTCGATTTCCGGCTTTGCTTTGCTTCAAATTGGAACTTGCTAGAATAAGTACGTTCATCTATATTCAAGGGTGCATGCGTGATTATCCTTGATTATTTTCTTAGGCATTCCTTCATCAAGCATTTCAGAGCCACCTCAGAATGAAGCGAATAGCAAGAATAAGAAGAAAATGTTGGCTCCTACCATATATTATGCTTCGTAAGTGTAATTATAAAATCAATTTAgcgttttggttttttttttttattaccttTGGTTTGTCTGAAGCAGGCTTCATTTTAAGGTCATATTCTATTTAAATTATCCTTCTCTCCATTCCTTTTGACAACCAACTATCACTCAAATTTGAATTTGGTTCTGAAATAATCTGATTTAGAGCCTATTATCAAAGCTATGACAGGAACAAAGGTTTATGGTTTGTGTCGAGTGAAAAggatactaatttttttttttgtgatagaGAATGGTTCTTGCGGAGTTGGTATCGTGCTTGGGATCATTGCTGGTTTATGCCTTTAAAATATTCATGATAACTGAGCTAATATTCTGATTTCATTAATCTTTGTAAAAAAGCTGCAAGGACTTGTATAATTGAAGGTGTGGGTCTGTTATTAAGCACTGTGGTTTCCTATCAATGTCAGGAGGACTCATTCACAAATTTCTCAAGTGATTCGTGAATACAGGAAAACTTCTTATCGAGTGCCCATGGCAATATTGGTATTTTATACTTTTCTCTTTTtgactttcttcttcttcttcttcttccatttTGTGTGTGTGGAAAAGCTTTCATCAATTGCGTTCTGTTAcataatttttcttatgtttaaCAAATTCAGATACGGAAAATTggtcaaaatttgatttttttgaaaatttctcaGGCTTCAAGGAAACATTATTGCACAAATCCTCATGTCTCCAAGGAGAATATTGATGAAGAATGGTGCAATATCTGGACCTTAGAATTCTTTATTCTTACCTAGTATGATTTCCGTTACTTTTTTCATACTAAGCCTACTACTGGAATTTGACAGCAAGCTTCTGTTGAGTCAAGAGGAAGGATGCTCTGAATTTAAGTGAGTTGGTCCTCTGTCTGGTATCCATTTATGGTGTCTTAGTTTTGGTTGTCCACAATTTCACTGTCAATTTCGAAATAAGAGTATAACCAACAGAAATTACTCATTTCATGCAGAAATATGCATAAGGTCAAATGTCATCCCTCAGTTCAGAAAGGAGGCTGTCATGAGGCCCATGATATTGAAGATATTGTCAAAATTGGACAAATTGTTAAAGGTTATTCTTTTCCCGTTCAAATGTATTTCTACCACTACGTTGCTCTTCTGAATCTGACACAggttttttcttcaatttctagGATGTGCATACTATGCTGCACGTTCAATGGCAGATGATGCACAACTGATTTTTTGCCCGTATAGCTACATTATCAATCCTGTTATTCGAGGGGCAATGGATGTAGATATCAAAGGAGCCATTATAGTTCTTGATGAAGCTCAGTATGTTACTGCCAAGTTTCACAATGATTTCCTGATGAACACATGATTATTTTCTGATAAATTTTAGCAGAACCAAACATTCTATAGTATCGACTTAGATCGTGTAATTGTTTGTATATATTGGCTCTACCCTTTAGTTTTGCTGGGTTGGGTTAGCcaaattgtttttgttttgttttgtattGTAGGGTTGTTTGTTGTTTGGTTTTGGTTTTAGCATCTGATGTGCCCAGAAGTTATGTACCGTTTGACCTTTCTGTGGTTTTTTACGATTGTAGAAACACTCAAGTATGTCAAATTCACTTTATTTCCCTTGGTTTTTAACTTTTCTCTTATTCCTAGTACACAAACTCCTCCAAGTCTGCAATCTCAGATGCATTCAAAAGTTGTGTTTCATTCTTGGGATCTACATAGAATAGATGTGATTTGGTTGAGCCCAAAGGATTTAAAAAACATCTCTTTAGATCCTTATATGAGTTTTGGAAATTGAGGTCAATGATAGTCGGTGGCTTGCTAAATTAGACATATAGGCAAATGCAGGTGCTTTAGAACTCATTTCTCATGCCATCTGGGATGACTGGTTGACatttgattttcttttatatttgttTAGTTTGGGAAGGTTGAATATCAAGAGTTTCTTTTGTTACAGCAATTTAGAGGATATTGCTCGTGAAGGTGGTAGTGTGGATCTTGAAGAAGATGCTTTGCACAGTAGGTTACCGAACTTCTATTTTTACCTTATCATGTTAGGATTCTAGTTCTTATAGCAATTATTGGTTATGGTAGAATTGCAGATGGAGCTTCATCAACTCAAGATGATCAAGGCCGACGTTTACCAACCATTGTCTGAAATGATAATGGTAAGGGAAGTAATTGATCATGCAACAGTGAGGTCTGATGTTATATTAGTTAACTTTTTGCTTTTGATGTCATGGATGTGTAGAACCTAATAAGTTGGATTGAGCAGACAAAGAGCAAATTAGAAGGAACAAATGAATCTAAGCACTACTTCTCCTCGTAAGTGTTGTAAAAAACTTCATTGTTGTGGTTATCCTTATCTCTCCTTGTGGGACTGTCATGTCAGCGAATATAATGGAATGCCTTAGAAAATTCTTTCTTTAGCACACACATTCTTGTTATCATCTACTTGAAGGTATGCCACTGTCTTCAAACTAACTGAGCTTCTAAAAGCTGGATGCATGCTGTAGATTGCATTATGTCTGCAATtgcattaaattaaattgtaatatcATGCATTCTTTTGTAATAAAGAAATCAATGAAACTATGTCAATTTTCACCTTAGTTCCTGCAAATAAGTTTGTTTGAGAAAGTTATAAAGTTATTATGtgtcttttcattttttttcctgtTAGAATTTGGTTTTTATGGCCTTACATGTTTCTATGAACATGTCTTTAGCTGGACCGGTGACAAGGCAGTAAGGCAACTCCAAGAAGCTAACATTTCACAGCAATTCTTCCCTGTCTTGCTAGAATGTGCAACAAAGGTACTCAACAACATTTTGAGTCTTTATTCTTACTGTTTTATACTGACAATGAACCGCATTTTATTCAAGGCAATCAGAGCTGCTTCAGATACAGAATCAGATGTACTTCATTTAAGTGGCATGTCTATCATAACCTTGGAAGGtacatattttattttcttgtttttaTACTGCAAGCTACTTAAAATCCCCTGCAGTCTTAATATTGGTTTTAACCACATCAAGAAATGTATTACAGGACTGTTCTCTTCACTGACATATTTCTTCTCAAGAGATGGTTCTCACGTTTTTGATTATCAGCTTGCTCTACAACGATATTTTAAAAAAGATGAGAGTGAGTTTTTAATGAGtttattactatatttttattctGTCATTTTAATTAGAGATGACTATAGGTTTGATATCTACATCTCTTTTGTAATATCTGTACTGAAATTAGCATAACTACTTTAAAATCCGATTCCTTTATTATTTGCATTAAGTCTGAGTAACACTATTTGAACCCGAATTAAATAATATTCTCTACCAGATATCTGGATTTGCTAAATATTTGAGTTCATTTAGtcaagtttattattattattattattattattattattattattattattattgcatTTTACAAATAAGCGAAAATGGATGCGGATTTAGATATTTGAATTTGTTATATATATGCTTAAGTATTTTGGATTCAGATAATTGATATTCAAGGGTTAATATTTGCATATGCTTTAAATTTGTTGATTTTAATATGCAAAAACCAAATTGGATGTTTAAGAATATCCAAATTTACACTATCCATTGTTATTCTTAATTTTCAGGCAAACAGTATCATTGTCATGCTATGAGTAACTTTCAGGGAGAATTTCATCCATATTAATAGTAGTGAATGGGATATGTTGATCTTACAGTTTATAGTCAGAGTCAAGTTTCATAGCTTACAAGAATTTACATAATAATAAGCATGAATTTGGAATTTTGCtgtttgtttaaattgttatttGTTCCCTTCAGTGCTATAATAGTTAAAAAGTTTCTCAAGAGAACTCAGTTTTTGTTATTGCCCATATGTTTTCTGCTCCTTTGATTAAAATAGAAAGGTTACTGATATTGTTTTGCATGCAGAAAATGCTTCTGGCAGTTGGACATGTTCATTAGGTTTGTGGTGCTTGAACCCGTCTGTTGTATTCAGAGATGTATCTGATCTTTCATTATCAGTCATCTTAACTTCTGGGTAAGAATGGTCCTTATTTGAATGTTTCAGTTGCTTGCCTTGCATCAATGAACCTTCTATGCATCATAAAAAAGTATGTTCAGCTTTGTGCAACCTTGAAATATCGTCTTCCAAATTTTTTTGCAAGTTTATAGCCAAGTCAAGGCCATTAACTGCTTCTACCTATCTGGAAAGACATCTTTCTTTGGAAGGATCTTTGTAGTATCTAATTGACACATAATATGTGACATCATCCCATAGGTCTGCTATCCTTTCTGAAGAAACTTGCCATTTATGATGCCTGATAATGTGA is part of the Gossypium arboreum isolate Shixiya-1 chromosome 5, ASM2569848v2, whole genome shotgun sequence genome and harbors:
- the LOC108453708 gene encoding putative pentatricopeptide repeat-containing protein At5g43820, with the translated sequence MVLFFNWAIKQPGIPRDAHSYYIIIRALGRRKFFEFMIQILHDMVKDGVKPNLETVSAVMDSFIRARRVHKALEMFENLEEFGLTPDTESLNVLLLCLCRRTHVGAANSLFNAVGGKIKFNCVTYNIMVSGWSKLGRVSEMERTVKAMIVDGFTPDCSTFSFLIEGLGRAGQIDDTVEIFDHMKEKGCIPDTRVYNAMISNFISTQNFDECKKYYKALLESNFDPDLDTYTKLISAFLKSQKAADALEIFEEMLVQGIVPPIGSLTSFIEPLCSYGPPHAAMMIYKKARKFGCQISLNAYKLLLKRLSRFGKSGMLLNLWDEMQESGHNSDMEVYEYVINGLCNIGHLENAVHVMEEALRKGFCPSKIICSKLNNKLLTANDVDKAYKLFLKIKDARRNENAQRYWRSNGWHF